In Perognathus longimembris pacificus isolate PPM17 chromosome 3, ASM2315922v1, whole genome shotgun sequence, a single window of DNA contains:
- the Med16 gene encoding mediator of RNA polymerase II transcription subunit 16 isoform X1: MAAPEAGRYGECGPRAPARLGARASQDPGTVLGAVGMMDLAYVCEWEKWPKSTYCPSVPLACAWSCRNLIAFTTDLRNDDQDLARMIHILDTEHPWDVHSICSEHSEVITCLEWDQSGSRLLSADADGQIKCWSMAEHLANSWESSVGSLVEGDPIVALSWLHNGVKLALHVEKSGASSFGEKFSRVKFSPSLTLFGGKPMEGWIAVTVSGLVTVSLLKPSGQVLTSTESLCRLRGRVALADIAFTGGGNIVVATADGSSTSPVQFYKVCVSVVSEKCRIDTEILPSLFMRCTTDVNRKDKFPAITHLKFLARDMSEQVLLCASSQTSSLVECWSLRKEGLPVNNIFQQISPVVGDKQPMILKWRILSATNDLDRVSAVALPKLPISLTNTDLKVASDTQFYPGLGLALAFHDGSVHIVHRLSLQTMAVFYSSAAPRSLDEPAIKRPRTTGPAVHFKAMQLSWTSLALVGIDNHGKLSMLRISPSLGHPLEAKLALQHLLFLLEYCMVTGYDWWDILLHVQPGMVQSLVEKLHEEYMRQKPALQQVLSTRILAMKASLCKLSPCTVTRVCDYHTKLFLMAISSTLKSLLRPHFLNTPDKSPGDRLAEICAKITDVDIDKVMINLKTEEFVLDMNTLQALQQLLQWVGDFVLYLLASLPNQGSPLRPGHSFLRDGTSLGMLRELMVVIRIWGLLKPSCLPVYTATSDTQDSMSLLFRLLTKLWICCRDEGPASEPDEALVDECCLLPSQLLVPSLDWLPASDSLVSRLQPKQPLRLFFGRAPPLPGSATTLQLDGLTRAPGQPKIDHLRRLHLGAYPTEECKACTRCGCVTMLKSPNKTTAVKQWEQRWIKNCLCGGLWRRIPLSYS; this comes from the exons ATGGCGGCGCCGGAGGCGGGGCGCTATGGTGAATGTGGCCCACGAGCTCCGGCTCGGCTGGGCGCCCGGGCCAGCCAG GATCCAGGGACCGTCCTTGGTGCCGTGGGCATGATGGATCTGGCCTACGTCTGCGAATGGGAGAAATGGCCCAAGAGTACCTACTGCCCATCTGTGCCATTGGCCTGCGCCTGGTCCTGCCGCAACCTCATTGCCTTTACCACAGACCTCCGCAACGATGACCAGG ACCTGGCTCGCATGATCCACATCCTGGACACAGAGCACCCATGGGACGTGCACTCCATCTGCTCAGAGCACAGCGAGGTCATCACCTGCCTTGAGTGGGACCAGTCAG GCTCCCGCCTCCTGTCAGCTGATGCTGATGGGCAGATCAAGTGCTGGAGCATGGCGGAACACCTGGCCAATAGCTGGGAGAGCTCAGTGGGAAGCCTGGTGGAGGGGGACCCCATTGTGGCCCTGTCCTGGCTGCACAACGGTGTGAAGCTGGCTCTGCATGTAGAAAAG TCAGGCGCGTCCAGCTTCGGGGAGAAGTTCTCCCGGGTCAAGTTCTCGCCGTCGCTCACCCTGTTTGGCGGCAAGCCCATGGAGGGCTGGATTGCTGTCACCGTTAGTGGCCTGGTCACCGTGTCCCTGCTCAAGCCCAGCGGGCAGGTGCTGACGTCCACCGAGAGCCTGTGTCGGCTGCGAGGCCGCGTGGCGCTGGCGGACATCGCCTTCACGGGTGGTGGCAACATTGTGGTGGCCACGGCGGATGGCAGCAGCACATCACCAGTGCAGTTCTACAAAGTGTGTGTGAGCGTGGTGAGTGAGAAGTGCCGCATCGACACAGAGATCCTCCCCTCGCTCTTCATGCGCTGCACCACCGATGTCAACCGCAAGGACAAGTTCCCTGCCATCACCCACCTCAAGTTCCTGGCCCGCGACATGTCGGAGCAG GTGCTCCTGTGTGCATCCAGCCAGACAAGCAGCCTGGTGGAGTGCTGGTCCCTACGGAAGGAGGGGCTCCCTGTGAACAACATCTTCCAGCAGATCTCTCCCGTGG TCGGTGACAAACAGCCCATGATCCTTAAATGGCGTATCCTGTCAGCCACCAATGACCTGGACCGTGTGTCAGCTGTGGCACTGCCCAAGCTGCCCATCTCGCTCACCAACACTGACCTCAAGGTGGCCAGCGATACCCAATTCTACCCTGGCCTCG GGTTGGCGCTGGCGTTCCATGATGGCAGTGTGCATATCGTGCACCGGCTGTCCCTGCAGACCATGGCTGTGTTCTACAGCTCCGCAGCCCCACGCTCCTTGGACGAGCCTGCCATCAAGCGCCCTCGCACCACAGGCCCCGCCGTCCATTTCAAGGCCATGCAGCTATCGTGGACCTCTCTGGCCCTCGTGGGCATTGACAACCACGGAAAG CTTAGCATGCTGCGCATCTCCCCCTCCCtgggccaccccctggaggccaAGCTGGCCCTGCAACACCTGCTCTTCCTGCTGGAGTACTGCATGGTGACCGGCTATGACTGGTGGGATATCCTGCTACACGTGCAGCCGGGCATGGTGCAGAGCCTGGTAGAGAAGCTGCATGAGGAGTACATGCGTCAGAAGCCCGCCCTGCAACAG GTCCTCTCCACGCGCATCCTGGCCATGAAGGCCTCACTGTGCAAGCTGTCGCCCTGCACAGTGACCCGTGTGTGCGACTACCACACGAAGCTCTTCCTCATGGCCATCAGCTCCACGCTCAAGTCCCTGCTGCGCCCCCACTTCCTCAACACGCCCGACAAGAGTCCCGGCGACCGGCTGGCCGAGATCTGCGCCAAGATCACCGATGTGG ACATCGACAAGGTCATGATCAACCTCAAGACGGAGGAGTTTGTGCTGGACATGAACACGCTCCAGGCACTGCAGCAGCTCCTGCAATGGGTGGGCGACTTTGTGCTCTACCTGCTGGCCAGCCTGCCCAACCAG GGCTCCCCGCTGCGGCCCGGCCACAGCTTCCTGCGAGACGGCACCTCGCTGGGCATGCTGCGAGAACTGATGGTTGTCATCCGCATCTGGGGCCTGCTCAAGCCCAGCTGCCTGCCCGTGTACACGGCCACCTCGGATACCCAGGACAGCATGTCCCTGCTCTTCCGTCTGCTCACTAAACTGTGGATCTGCT GCCGTGATGAGGGCCCAGCTAGTGAGCCTGATGAGGCACTGGTGGACGAATGCTGCTTACTGCCCAGCCAGCTGCTCGTGCCCAGCTTGGACTGGCTGCCCGCCAGCGACAGCCTAGTTAGCCGCCTGCAGCCTAAGCAACCGCTTCGTCTGTTCTTTGGCCGGGCACCCCCACTTCCTGGCAGTGCTACCACCCTGCAGCTGGATGGCCTGACCAG GGCACCTGGCCAGCCCAAGATTGACCACCTGCGGAGGCTGCACCTGGGCGCCTACCCCACAGAGGAGTGCAAGGCCTGCACCAG GTGCGGCTGCGTCACCATGCTCAAGTCACCCAACAAGACGACAGCTGTGAAGCAGTGGGAACAGCGGTGGATAAAGAACTGTCTGTGTGGGGGGCTCTGGCGGAGGATACCCCTAAGCTACTCCTGA
- the Cfd gene encoding complement factor D: MVRLVALLLLGVAVCVAQPRGRILGGQEAGAHQRPYMASVQVNGTHRCGGVLVAEQWVLSAAHCLEDAAYARVQVLLGAHSLSQPEPTKRWYDVLRAVPHPDSRPDSIDHDLLLLQLSEKAALGPALRPLPWQREDRDVAPGTLCDVAGWGVVSHAGRRPDRLQHVLLPVMDRATCNQRAYLDGAVTERLMCAESNRRDSCRGDSGGPLVCGGVVEGVVTSGSRVCGNRKKPGLYTRVSSYSTWIDSILAGRGDSNGTYELPPTMTTTAALGPRP, encoded by the exons ATGGTTCGTCTCGTAGCTCTGCTTCTCCTGGGGGTGGCCGTGTGCG TGGCACAGCCCCGGGGTCGGATCCTGGGCGGGCAGGAAGCCGGGGCCCACCAGCGGCCCTACATGGCATCGGTGCAGGTGAACGGTACCCATCGGTGTGGTGGCGTCCTGGTGGCAGAGCAGTGGGTGCTGAGCGCAGCACACTGCCTGGAAGATGC GGCCTATGCCAGGGTGCAGGTGCTCCTGGGCGCACACTCGCTGTCGCAGCCCGAGCCCACCAAGCGCTGGTACGACGTGCTCCGCGCCGTGCCCCACCCGGACAGCCGGCCCGACTCCATCGACCACGACCTCCTCCTGCTGCAG CTGTCCGAGAAGGCGGCGCTGGGCCCCGCCCTGCGGCCCCTGCCCTGGCAGCGCGAGGACCGCGACGTGGCGCCCGGCACGCTCTGCGACGTGGCGGGCTGGGGCGTGGTCAGCCACGCGGGGCGCCGGCCCGACCGCCTGCAGCACGTGCTCCTGCCCGTGATGGACCGCGCCACCTGCAACCAGCGCGCCTACCTCGACGGCGCCGTCACCGAGCGCTTGATGTGCGCCGAGAGCAACCGGCGGGACAGCTGCAGG GGCGACTCGGGCGGCCCTCTGGTGTGCGGGGGCGTGGTCGAGGGCGTGGTCACGTCGGGCTCGCGCGTCTGTGGCAACCGCAAGAAGCCAGGCCTCTACACGCGGGTGTCCAGCTACTCGACTTGGATTGACAGCATTCTAGCAGGGCGGGGAGACTCGAACGGAACCTACGAGCTGCCGCCGACGATGACGACGACGGCGGCACTTGGGCCCCGACCTTAA
- the Med16 gene encoding mediator of RNA polymerase II transcription subunit 16 isoform X2: MMDLAYVCEWEKWPKSTYCPSVPLACAWSCRNLIAFTTDLRNDDQDLARMIHILDTEHPWDVHSICSEHSEVITCLEWDQSGSRLLSADADGQIKCWSMAEHLANSWESSVGSLVEGDPIVALSWLHNGVKLALHVEKSGASSFGEKFSRVKFSPSLTLFGGKPMEGWIAVTVSGLVTVSLLKPSGQVLTSTESLCRLRGRVALADIAFTGGGNIVVATADGSSTSPVQFYKVCVSVVSEKCRIDTEILPSLFMRCTTDVNRKDKFPAITHLKFLARDMSEQVLLCASSQTSSLVECWSLRKEGLPVNNIFQQISPVVGDKQPMILKWRILSATNDLDRVSAVALPKLPISLTNTDLKVASDTQFYPGLGLALAFHDGSVHIVHRLSLQTMAVFYSSAAPRSLDEPAIKRPRTTGPAVHFKAMQLSWTSLALVGIDNHGKLSMLRISPSLGHPLEAKLALQHLLFLLEYCMVTGYDWWDILLHVQPGMVQSLVEKLHEEYMRQKPALQQVLSTRILAMKASLCKLSPCTVTRVCDYHTKLFLMAISSTLKSLLRPHFLNTPDKSPGDRLAEICAKITDVDIDKVMINLKTEEFVLDMNTLQALQQLLQWVGDFVLYLLASLPNQGSPLRPGHSFLRDGTSLGMLRELMVVIRIWGLLKPSCLPVYTATSDTQDSMSLLFRLLTKLWICCRDEGPASEPDEALVDECCLLPSQLLVPSLDWLPASDSLVSRLQPKQPLRLFFGRAPPLPGSATTLQLDGLTRAPGQPKIDHLRRLHLGAYPTEECKACTRCGCVTMLKSPNKTTAVKQWEQRWIKNCLCGGLWRRIPLSYS, translated from the exons ATGATGGATCTGGCCTACGTCTGCGAATGGGAGAAATGGCCCAAGAGTACCTACTGCCCATCTGTGCCATTGGCCTGCGCCTGGTCCTGCCGCAACCTCATTGCCTTTACCACAGACCTCCGCAACGATGACCAGG ACCTGGCTCGCATGATCCACATCCTGGACACAGAGCACCCATGGGACGTGCACTCCATCTGCTCAGAGCACAGCGAGGTCATCACCTGCCTTGAGTGGGACCAGTCAG GCTCCCGCCTCCTGTCAGCTGATGCTGATGGGCAGATCAAGTGCTGGAGCATGGCGGAACACCTGGCCAATAGCTGGGAGAGCTCAGTGGGAAGCCTGGTGGAGGGGGACCCCATTGTGGCCCTGTCCTGGCTGCACAACGGTGTGAAGCTGGCTCTGCATGTAGAAAAG TCAGGCGCGTCCAGCTTCGGGGAGAAGTTCTCCCGGGTCAAGTTCTCGCCGTCGCTCACCCTGTTTGGCGGCAAGCCCATGGAGGGCTGGATTGCTGTCACCGTTAGTGGCCTGGTCACCGTGTCCCTGCTCAAGCCCAGCGGGCAGGTGCTGACGTCCACCGAGAGCCTGTGTCGGCTGCGAGGCCGCGTGGCGCTGGCGGACATCGCCTTCACGGGTGGTGGCAACATTGTGGTGGCCACGGCGGATGGCAGCAGCACATCACCAGTGCAGTTCTACAAAGTGTGTGTGAGCGTGGTGAGTGAGAAGTGCCGCATCGACACAGAGATCCTCCCCTCGCTCTTCATGCGCTGCACCACCGATGTCAACCGCAAGGACAAGTTCCCTGCCATCACCCACCTCAAGTTCCTGGCCCGCGACATGTCGGAGCAG GTGCTCCTGTGTGCATCCAGCCAGACAAGCAGCCTGGTGGAGTGCTGGTCCCTACGGAAGGAGGGGCTCCCTGTGAACAACATCTTCCAGCAGATCTCTCCCGTGG TCGGTGACAAACAGCCCATGATCCTTAAATGGCGTATCCTGTCAGCCACCAATGACCTGGACCGTGTGTCAGCTGTGGCACTGCCCAAGCTGCCCATCTCGCTCACCAACACTGACCTCAAGGTGGCCAGCGATACCCAATTCTACCCTGGCCTCG GGTTGGCGCTGGCGTTCCATGATGGCAGTGTGCATATCGTGCACCGGCTGTCCCTGCAGACCATGGCTGTGTTCTACAGCTCCGCAGCCCCACGCTCCTTGGACGAGCCTGCCATCAAGCGCCCTCGCACCACAGGCCCCGCCGTCCATTTCAAGGCCATGCAGCTATCGTGGACCTCTCTGGCCCTCGTGGGCATTGACAACCACGGAAAG CTTAGCATGCTGCGCATCTCCCCCTCCCtgggccaccccctggaggccaAGCTGGCCCTGCAACACCTGCTCTTCCTGCTGGAGTACTGCATGGTGACCGGCTATGACTGGTGGGATATCCTGCTACACGTGCAGCCGGGCATGGTGCAGAGCCTGGTAGAGAAGCTGCATGAGGAGTACATGCGTCAGAAGCCCGCCCTGCAACAG GTCCTCTCCACGCGCATCCTGGCCATGAAGGCCTCACTGTGCAAGCTGTCGCCCTGCACAGTGACCCGTGTGTGCGACTACCACACGAAGCTCTTCCTCATGGCCATCAGCTCCACGCTCAAGTCCCTGCTGCGCCCCCACTTCCTCAACACGCCCGACAAGAGTCCCGGCGACCGGCTGGCCGAGATCTGCGCCAAGATCACCGATGTGG ACATCGACAAGGTCATGATCAACCTCAAGACGGAGGAGTTTGTGCTGGACATGAACACGCTCCAGGCACTGCAGCAGCTCCTGCAATGGGTGGGCGACTTTGTGCTCTACCTGCTGGCCAGCCTGCCCAACCAG GGCTCCCCGCTGCGGCCCGGCCACAGCTTCCTGCGAGACGGCACCTCGCTGGGCATGCTGCGAGAACTGATGGTTGTCATCCGCATCTGGGGCCTGCTCAAGCCCAGCTGCCTGCCCGTGTACACGGCCACCTCGGATACCCAGGACAGCATGTCCCTGCTCTTCCGTCTGCTCACTAAACTGTGGATCTGCT GCCGTGATGAGGGCCCAGCTAGTGAGCCTGATGAGGCACTGGTGGACGAATGCTGCTTACTGCCCAGCCAGCTGCTCGTGCCCAGCTTGGACTGGCTGCCCGCCAGCGACAGCCTAGTTAGCCGCCTGCAGCCTAAGCAACCGCTTCGTCTGTTCTTTGGCCGGGCACCCCCACTTCCTGGCAGTGCTACCACCCTGCAGCTGGATGGCCTGACCAG GGCACCTGGCCAGCCCAAGATTGACCACCTGCGGAGGCTGCACCTGGGCGCCTACCCCACAGAGGAGTGCAAGGCCTGCACCAG GTGCGGCTGCGTCACCATGCTCAAGTCACCCAACAAGACGACAGCTGTGAAGCAGTGGGAACAGCGGTGGATAAAGAACTGTCTGTGTGGGGGGCTCTGGCGGAGGATACCCCTAAGCTACTCCTGA